A single window of Archangium gephyra DNA harbors:
- the leuS gene encoding leucine--tRNA ligase, with amino-acid sequence MSTERPKYDPSSIEPKWQARWEQEKTFEARRHPGRPKAYILDMFPYPSGSGLHVGHPEGYTATDIVARYQRMRGVDVLHPMGWDSFGLPAEQHAIETGTHPAQTTAKNIATFKRQLKSLGFSYDWSRELATTDEAYVRWTQWIFLKLFERGLAYQAELPVNWCPALGTVLANEEVIDGKSERGGHPVVRLPLRQWTLRITAYADRLAQELQGLDWPETKEKQVHWIGRSEGAEVDFALEGRGEKLRIFTTRPDTLFGATYMVIAPEHPLLESLTTPEHRQKVLAYRDSVVSKSDMDRTALTKTKTGEFTGAHALHPLTGARLPIWVADFVLGSYGTGAIMSVPAHDERDFEFARAFGLPVVEVVSPDGQLHDTAAWTEAFTADGVAVRSGFLDGQRTPEAKAAMSSHLEEKGLGTRRVQYRLRDWVFSRQRYWGEPIPVYFPVDLPAGSTDPRKHPHKVRYDQPIPVAESELPVRLPELEDFKPSDDPAGPLSRALDWRFFQKDGKWFARETNTMPQWAGSCWYYLRFIDPHNTQAAFSKEAYDAWMPVDLYVGGSEHAVLHLLYARFWHKVLFDCGVVSHPEPFGKLVHQGMILGENNEKMSKSRGNVVNPDEVVQRHGADSLRVYEMFMGPLEAVKPWQTQGVTGVRRFLERAWNTLAFVREEPGAAEATLDEESLRLLHKTVKKVGEDIEALRLNTAVSALMILTNRLADIPRVPLEAARTFALLLSPFAPHLAEELWERLGGTKSLAYEPWPSYDPALTVDDVVEMGVQVNGKMRSKVKLRRDATEADVRAAIANDPNVLAHTQGKTEKKFVYVPGRIINLVVG; translated from the coding sequence ATGTCCACCGAGCGTCCCAAGTACGATCCCTCGTCCATCGAGCCCAAGTGGCAGGCTCGCTGGGAGCAGGAGAAGACCTTCGAGGCCCGCCGTCATCCCGGCCGCCCCAAGGCCTACATCCTCGACATGTTCCCCTACCCCTCCGGCTCGGGCCTCCACGTGGGCCACCCGGAGGGCTACACCGCCACCGACATCGTGGCCCGCTACCAACGCATGCGCGGCGTGGACGTCCTCCACCCCATGGGCTGGGACTCGTTCGGCCTCCCCGCCGAGCAGCACGCCATCGAGACCGGCACCCACCCCGCCCAGACGACCGCGAAGAACATCGCCACCTTCAAGCGGCAGCTCAAGTCGCTCGGCTTCTCGTATGACTGGTCCCGCGAGCTGGCCACCACCGACGAGGCCTACGTCCGCTGGACGCAGTGGATCTTCCTCAAGCTCTTCGAGCGCGGGCTCGCCTACCAGGCCGAGCTGCCGGTGAACTGGTGCCCCGCCCTCGGCACCGTGCTCGCCAACGAGGAGGTCATCGACGGCAAGAGCGAGCGCGGTGGCCACCCCGTGGTCCGCCTCCCTCTGCGTCAGTGGACGCTGCGCATCACCGCCTACGCGGACCGGCTGGCGCAGGAGCTCCAGGGGCTCGACTGGCCCGAGACCAAGGAGAAGCAGGTCCACTGGATCGGCCGCAGCGAGGGCGCCGAGGTGGACTTCGCCCTCGAGGGCCGCGGCGAGAAGCTCCGCATCTTCACCACGCGCCCGGACACCCTCTTCGGCGCCACGTACATGGTCATCGCCCCCGAGCACCCGCTGCTCGAGTCGCTCACCACCCCCGAGCACCGGCAGAAGGTGCTCGCCTACCGGGACTCGGTGGTCAGCAAGAGCGACATGGACCGCACGGCGCTCACCAAGACGAAGACGGGTGAGTTCACCGGCGCCCATGCGCTCCACCCCCTCACCGGCGCGCGGCTGCCCATCTGGGTGGCGGACTTCGTGCTGGGCTCCTATGGCACGGGCGCCATCATGAGCGTGCCCGCGCACGACGAGCGCGACTTCGAGTTCGCCCGCGCCTTCGGGCTGCCCGTGGTCGAGGTCGTCTCGCCCGACGGCCAGCTCCACGACACCGCCGCCTGGACCGAGGCCTTCACCGCCGACGGTGTCGCCGTCCGCTCGGGGTTCCTCGACGGCCAGCGCACGCCCGAGGCCAAGGCGGCGATGAGCTCCCACCTGGAAGAGAAGGGCCTGGGCACGCGCCGGGTGCAGTACCGCCTGCGCGACTGGGTCTTCTCCCGCCAGCGCTACTGGGGCGAGCCCATCCCCGTCTACTTCCCCGTGGACCTGCCCGCCGGCTCCACGGATCCGCGCAAGCATCCCCACAAGGTCCGCTACGACCAGCCCATCCCCGTGGCCGAGAGCGAGCTGCCCGTACGCCTGCCCGAGCTCGAGGACTTCAAGCCCTCGGACGACCCCGCCGGGCCCCTGTCTCGCGCGCTCGACTGGCGCTTCTTCCAGAAGGACGGCAAGTGGTTCGCCCGCGAGACGAACACCATGCCCCAGTGGGCCGGCTCGTGCTGGTACTACCTGCGCTTCATCGATCCGCACAACACGCAGGCCGCCTTCTCGAAGGAAGCCTATGACGCGTGGATGCCCGTGGACCTGTACGTCGGCGGCTCCGAGCACGCCGTGCTCCACCTGCTCTACGCCCGCTTCTGGCACAAGGTGCTCTTCGACTGCGGCGTCGTCTCGCACCCCGAGCCCTTCGGCAAGCTCGTCCACCAGGGCATGATCCTCGGCGAGAACAACGAGAAGATGTCCAAGTCGCGCGGCAACGTCGTCAACCCCGACGAGGTCGTCCAGCGCCACGGCGCCGACTCGCTGCGCGTCTACGAGATGTTCATGGGCCCCCTCGAGGCCGTGAAGCCCTGGCAGACCCAGGGCGTCACCGGCGTGCGCCGCTTCCTCGAGCGCGCCTGGAATACCCTCGCCTTCGTCCGCGAGGAGCCAGGGGCCGCCGAGGCCACGCTCGACGAGGAGTCGCTCCGGCTGCTGCACAAGACCGTGAAGAAGGTGGGCGAGGATATCGAGGCGCTGCGGCTCAACACCGCCGTCAGCGCGCTGATGATCCTCACCAACCGGCTCGCGGATATTCCTCGCGTGCCACTCGAGGCCGCCCGGACGTTCGCGCTCCTGCTCTCTCCCTTCGCTCCCCACCTGGCCGAGGAGCTGTGGGAACGGCTCGGCGGCACGAAGAGCCTCGCCTACGAGCCCTGGCCCTCCTACGACCCCGCCCTCACCGTGGACGATGTCGTCGAGATGGGCGTCCAGGTGAATGGGAAGATGCGCAGCAAGGTGAAGCTGCGCCGCGATGCCACCGAGGCCGATGTGCGCGCCGCCATCGCCAACGATCCCAACGTCCTCGCCCATACCCAGGGCAAGACGGAGAAGAAGTTCGTCTACGTCCCGGGCCGCATCATCAACCTCGTCGTCGGCTGA
- a CDS encoding class I SAM-dependent methyltransferase has translation MSEEDRQRWNTRYREQQGTREPSPFLLSLADRLPSTGRALEIAGGAGHDAVWLARRGLEVTLTDISDVALEKAAENARAAGVPLRLQRLDVETEPLPSGPFELVLCQNFLWRPLFAEVSKVLAPGGLLVFAQPTRSNLQRHAHPSARFLLEDGELPGLLQGLELVSYTEGWTGEGRHEARLVARPAGG, from the coding sequence ATGTCGGAGGAAGACAGGCAGCGGTGGAACACGCGCTATCGCGAGCAGCAGGGGACGCGGGAGCCCTCCCCGTTCCTTCTCTCCCTGGCGGACCGGCTTCCCAGTACGGGCCGGGCGCTCGAAATAGCGGGAGGGGCCGGGCATGACGCCGTGTGGCTCGCGAGGCGCGGTCTGGAGGTCACCCTGACGGACATCTCGGACGTCGCGCTCGAGAAGGCCGCGGAGAACGCGCGTGCGGCGGGCGTGCCCCTGCGGCTCCAGCGGTTGGACGTGGAGACGGAGCCCCTGCCGTCCGGGCCCTTCGAGCTCGTGCTCTGCCAGAACTTCCTCTGGCGGCCGCTGTTCGCGGAGGTCTCGAAGGTGCTCGCGCCGGGTGGGCTGCTCGTCTTCGCCCAGCCGACGCGGAGCAACCTGCAGCGGCATGCCCATCCCTCGGCCCGCTTCCTGTTGGAGGACGGCGAGCTGCCTGGGCTGCTCCAGGGGCTGGAGCTCGTCTCGTACACCGAGGGGTGGACCGGGGAAGGGCGGCACGAGGCCCGTCTGGTGGCGAGGCCGGCTGGGGGGTGA
- a CDS encoding TVP38/TMEM64 family protein: MARGIGRWAAAVAGVVALVLVFTLLPVDTWLLGLVERIRGMGLAGAVLYLAVYAVGTMLMMPATVLTLGAGFAYGPVYGSLLVVVANNLSALASFLLGRTVLRERVGRRLAAGWPRFTAVDTAVAGRGFKVVLLLRLSPIFPFSVLNYSLSLTRVRLRDYAPATFLGMLPATMVYVYLGSLVTSVAQLSSGERPDSGLSGQLFFWGGLAATVLATVYVTRLARRALAATLKETPT; encoded by the coding sequence ATGGCGCGTGGCATCGGGCGATGGGCAGCGGCGGTGGCGGGCGTGGTGGCGCTGGTGCTCGTCTTCACGTTGCTGCCCGTGGACACGTGGCTGCTGGGGCTCGTCGAGCGCATCCGCGGCATGGGCCTGGCGGGCGCGGTGCTCTACCTCGCCGTGTACGCCGTGGGGACGATGCTGATGATGCCCGCCACGGTGCTGACGCTCGGCGCCGGCTTCGCCTACGGGCCGGTGTACGGCTCGCTCCTGGTGGTGGTGGCCAACAACCTCTCGGCCCTGGCCTCCTTCCTGCTCGGACGCACGGTCCTGCGCGAGCGGGTGGGCCGCCGCCTCGCCGCGGGCTGGCCGAGATTCACCGCGGTGGACACCGCCGTGGCCGGACGCGGCTTCAAGGTGGTGCTGCTGTTGCGCCTCTCCCCCATCTTCCCCTTCAGCGTGCTCAACTACTCGCTGTCGCTCACCCGCGTGCGCCTGCGCGATTACGCGCCCGCGACCTTCCTCGGCATGCTGCCCGCCACCATGGTCTACGTGTACCTGGGCTCCCTGGTGACGAGCGTGGCCCAGCTCTCCAGCGGCGAGCGCCCAGACTCCGGCCTCTCCGGGCAGCTCTTCTTCTGGGGCGGGCTGGCCGCCACCGTCCTCGCCACCGTGTACGTCACCCGCCTGGCCCGCCGCGCCCTCGCCGCCACGTTGAAGGAGACTCCGACGTGA
- a CDS encoding RluA family pseudouridine synthase, translating into MSPQKISVPREAAGERLDKFLSAHVPGLSVERARTLIEKGHVLIRGKKCQMSRKLWGGEEIELSRPPPRAPTRAAVSRSAEGPELPVLHDDASLVIVNKPAGLVVEPAGGTVPSVVELLAARLPPFDVEGVAQPGVVHRLDRETSGCLALARTDEGVAALDRAFQEKRVDKRYWALVLGETPERDRLEAPYGRDPRNPRLYTTKVRSARRAALSYEVRERLKGATLVEVKLETGRTHQIRVQMAEAGYPVLADSLYGPEELRAHPAAKEIGRHALHAVRLSLPSLATGGVVSVEAPLPEDFQRALAMLRG; encoded by the coding sequence ATGTCGCCCCAGAAGATCTCCGTCCCTCGTGAGGCCGCCGGTGAGCGGCTCGACAAGTTCCTCTCGGCGCACGTACCCGGACTCTCGGTGGAGCGGGCACGCACGCTCATCGAGAAGGGCCACGTGCTCATCCGCGGGAAGAAGTGCCAGATGTCGCGCAAGCTGTGGGGCGGAGAGGAGATCGAGCTCAGCCGTCCGCCGCCGCGAGCCCCCACGCGCGCCGCGGTGAGCCGCTCGGCCGAGGGGCCCGAGCTGCCGGTGCTCCACGATGACGCCTCGCTGGTCATCGTGAACAAGCCGGCGGGCCTGGTGGTGGAGCCCGCGGGAGGGACTGTGCCCTCGGTGGTGGAGCTGCTGGCGGCGAGGCTGCCACCGTTCGACGTGGAAGGTGTCGCGCAGCCCGGCGTGGTGCACCGGTTGGATCGGGAGACGAGTGGCTGCCTCGCGCTGGCGCGCACGGACGAGGGCGTGGCGGCGCTGGACCGGGCGTTCCAGGAGAAGCGGGTGGACAAGCGCTATTGGGCGCTCGTGCTGGGCGAGACGCCCGAGCGTGATCGGCTCGAGGCGCCGTATGGAAGGGATCCGAGGAACCCGAGGCTCTACACGACGAAGGTGCGCTCGGCGCGGCGCGCGGCGCTCTCGTACGAGGTGCGCGAGCGGCTGAAGGGCGCGACGCTGGTGGAGGTGAAGCTGGAGACGGGGCGCACGCACCAGATTCGCGTGCAGATGGCGGAGGCGGGGTACCCGGTGCTCGCCGACTCGCTGTACGGCCCGGAGGAGCTGCGTGCGCACCCGGCGGCGAAGGAGATCGGCCGTCACGCGCTGCACGCGGTGCGGCTGTCCCTGCCGAGTCTGGCCACGGGTGGCGTGGTGAGCGTCGAGGCGCCGCTGCCCGAGGACTTCCAGCGCGCGCTCGCGATGCTCCGGGGGTGA
- the priA gene encoding replication restart helicase PriA, with translation MSPSNLASVAVGRPVRGEFTYVVPEGLSGRLSPGQRILVPFGRSMSLGFFLGPATPPPEAESVKLKPIMKVLEDSPSLPPDLIALLRFAAEHYRYPLGEVIKSALPPGLTKTEMEKEAKPDVQEFAVALVTEAPAILRRAPAQSAALAYLLAVGGRAPLEEVAHAIPGARETLRKLVERGLVRIDEEVIAPGVKEGLGQGRPAQLTPEQDAAVKELHTAIDTGGFQPFLLHGVTGSGKTEVYLRAVERALSHGKGSLVLVPEIALTPQLVGRFRSRFGADVAVLHSALKDRERLFHWQALRKGTVRIAVGVRSAVFAPVENLGLVVVDEEHDPSFKQEDKLRYQARDLAVVRAKQAGAVVVLGSATPSLETLENTRRGRYRKLELKNRVDDRPMPTISLVDLRQERPREPLAQEEAPILSAPLLDAMAETIAKGQQVILFLNRRGHSTFLICEVCGTSVKCSECDVCLTYHRSQNRVVCHYCGVAHPLPDHCRECTGPLLKMGVGTERVEAEVAERIPQARVARLDRDSATSAERLTEMLASFARREIDVLVGTQMVAKGHDFPGVTLVCVVMADTSLAIPDFRAAERTFHLLTQVAGRAGRGKDPGRVLVQTYNPEADPVKRMLVHDFDGFAQRELERRKVLAWPPYTRMAAVRLEGESAEQTASVARQLGDFLARQMPPASWGVRLLGPAVAPISRIRGRTRWQLLLKAPTHAALAPLLARLEMKLVDIPSAVRVTIDVDPAAML, from the coding sequence GTGAGCCCCTCGAACCTCGCCTCCGTCGCAGTCGGCCGTCCCGTCCGGGGCGAGTTCACCTATGTCGTCCCCGAGGGCCTCTCCGGGAGGCTGTCGCCGGGCCAGCGCATCCTCGTGCCCTTCGGCCGCAGCATGTCGCTCGGCTTCTTCCTCGGGCCCGCCACGCCTCCTCCCGAGGCCGAGAGCGTCAAGCTCAAGCCCATCATGAAGGTGCTGGAGGACTCGCCTTCCCTCCCGCCGGATCTCATCGCGCTCCTGCGCTTCGCCGCCGAGCACTACCGCTACCCGCTCGGCGAGGTCATCAAGAGCGCGCTTCCCCCCGGCCTCACCAAGACCGAGATGGAGAAGGAGGCCAAGCCCGACGTGCAGGAGTTCGCCGTGGCGCTCGTCACCGAGGCGCCCGCCATCCTCCGCCGTGCTCCCGCGCAATCCGCCGCGCTGGCCTATCTCCTCGCGGTGGGTGGCCGCGCCCCCCTGGAGGAGGTGGCCCACGCCATCCCCGGGGCCCGCGAGACGCTGCGCAAGCTGGTGGAGCGGGGCCTCGTCCGCATCGACGAGGAGGTCATCGCCCCCGGGGTGAAGGAGGGCCTTGGCCAGGGCCGTCCCGCGCAGCTCACCCCCGAGCAGGACGCCGCCGTGAAGGAGCTCCACACGGCCATCGACACGGGCGGCTTCCAGCCCTTCCTCCTCCACGGTGTCACCGGCAGCGGCAAGACCGAGGTGTACCTGCGCGCCGTGGAGCGCGCTCTCTCTCACGGCAAGGGCAGCCTCGTGCTGGTGCCGGAGATCGCCCTCACGCCGCAGCTCGTGGGCCGCTTCCGCAGCCGCTTCGGCGCGGACGTGGCCGTGCTGCACTCGGCCCTCAAGGATCGCGAGCGCCTCTTCCACTGGCAGGCCCTGCGCAAGGGCACGGTGCGCATCGCCGTCGGGGTGCGCTCGGCGGTGTTCGCTCCCGTGGAGAACCTCGGCCTCGTGGTGGTGGACGAGGAGCATGACCCCTCCTTCAAGCAGGAGGACAAGCTGCGCTACCAGGCGCGCGACCTCGCCGTGGTGCGCGCCAAGCAGGCCGGGGCGGTGGTGGTGCTCGGCTCGGCCACGCCCTCGCTGGAGACGCTGGAGAACACCCGCCGCGGCCGCTACCGCAAGCTGGAGCTCAAGAACCGCGTGGATGACCGGCCCATGCCCACCATCTCACTGGTGGACCTGCGCCAGGAGCGTCCCCGCGAGCCGCTCGCCCAGGAGGAGGCCCCCATCCTCTCGGCGCCGCTGCTCGACGCCATGGCGGAGACGATCGCCAAGGGCCAGCAGGTCATCCTCTTCCTCAACCGCCGTGGCCACAGCACCTTCCTCATCTGCGAGGTGTGCGGCACCTCGGTGAAGTGCTCCGAGTGCGACGTGTGCCTCACCTACCACCGCTCGCAGAACCGGGTGGTGTGTCACTACTGCGGCGTGGCCCACCCGCTGCCCGACCATTGCCGCGAGTGCACCGGGCCGTTGCTCAAGATGGGCGTCGGCACCGAGCGCGTGGAGGCGGAGGTCGCCGAGCGGATTCCCCAGGCGCGTGTGGCCCGGCTGGACCGGGACTCGGCCACCAGCGCCGAGCGCCTCACGGAGATGCTCGCCTCGTTCGCGCGCCGGGAGATCGACGTGCTGGTGGGCACGCAGATGGTGGCCAAGGGGCACGACTTCCCCGGGGTGACGCTGGTGTGCGTGGTGATGGCGGACACCTCGCTGGCCATCCCCGACTTCCGGGCCGCCGAGCGCACCTTCCACCTCCTCACCCAGGTGGCGGGCCGGGCCGGGCGCGGCAAGGACCCGGGGCGGGTGCTCGTGCAGACGTACAACCCCGAGGCGGACCCGGTGAAGCGGATGCTCGTCCATGACTTCGACGGCTTCGCCCAGCGGGAGCTGGAGCGGCGCAAGGTGCTCGCCTGGCCGCCCTACACCCGGATGGCGGCGGTGCGGCTCGAGGGGGAGAGCGCCGAGCAGACGGCCAGCGTCGCCCGGCAGCTCGGGGACTTCCTGGCCCGGCAGATGCCCCCGGCCTCCTGGGGGGTGCGCCTGCTGGGGCCCGCCGTGGCGCCCATCTCCCGGATCCGGGGCCGCACCCGGTGGCAGTTGCTCCTCAAGGCCCCGACCCATGCGGCGCTCGCCCCGCTGCTCGCCCGCCTGGAGATGAAGCTGGTCGACATTCCCTCCGCCGTGCGTGTCACGATCGACGTGGATCCGGCGGCCATGCTGTAG
- the def gene encoding peptide deformylase has protein sequence MVREILIWPDPILKQKARPVARVDDSIRTLVQDMFETMYAADGVGLAAPQVGILQRVIVLDTRPRQPESQPLAMINPELIALEGKTTYTEGCLSIPGEAEDVNRAAVVTVKYLDPEGREQTLTCDGLLAIAVQHETDHLNGTVFVDHVSTLKRELIRKRMKRVKSSREDRPTA, from the coding sequence ATGGTTCGCGAAATCCTCATCTGGCCCGACCCCATCCTGAAGCAGAAAGCCAGGCCGGTGGCCCGGGTGGACGACTCCATCCGCACCCTGGTCCAGGACATGTTCGAGACCATGTACGCCGCCGATGGCGTGGGGCTCGCCGCGCCGCAGGTGGGCATCCTGCAGCGGGTCATCGTCCTGGACACCCGGCCGCGCCAGCCCGAGTCCCAGCCGCTGGCGATGATCAACCCGGAGCTCATCGCGCTGGAGGGCAAGACGACCTACACCGAGGGCTGCCTGTCCATCCCCGGCGAGGCCGAGGACGTGAACCGCGCCGCGGTGGTGACGGTGAAGTACCTGGACCCCGAGGGCCGAGAGCAGACGTTGACGTGTGACGGGCTGCTGGCCATCGCGGTGCAGCACGAGACGGACCACCTCAATGGCACCGTCTTCGTGGACCACGTCTCCACGCTCAAGCGCGAGCTCATCCGCAAGCGGATGAAGCGCGTGAAGTCGTCTCGCGAGGACCGGCCGACGGCCTAG
- the nth gene encoding endonuclease III, producing the protein MESKRKRAVDVLDRLEAAMPDVRIELDYRTPMELLVAVILSAQCTDKRVNMVTPALFQRFPDPYSYARATVEELEPYIQTCGLYRAKAKNIIAAAQALVDEHGGEVPRSRALLEELPGVGRKTAGVVCIHLGGDDAFPVDTHVKRLAYRLGFSRHEDPDKVELDMQALLPPERWAKGHQLLVWHGRRTCLARAPACERCPVASLCPKKGVRT; encoded by the coding sequence ATGGAGTCGAAGCGGAAGCGGGCGGTGGACGTGCTGGACCGGCTGGAGGCGGCCATGCCGGACGTGCGCATCGAGCTGGACTATCGCACCCCCATGGAGCTGCTGGTGGCGGTCATCCTCTCCGCCCAGTGCACGGACAAGCGGGTGAATATGGTCACCCCGGCGCTCTTCCAGCGCTTCCCGGATCCGTACTCGTACGCCCGGGCCACCGTGGAGGAGTTGGAGCCGTACATCCAGACGTGCGGGCTGTACCGCGCCAAGGCGAAGAACATCATCGCGGCCGCCCAGGCGCTGGTGGACGAGCATGGAGGCGAGGTGCCGCGCTCGCGGGCCCTGCTGGAGGAGCTGCCGGGCGTGGGCCGCAAGACGGCGGGCGTGGTGTGCATCCACCTCGGGGGCGACGATGCCTTCCCCGTGGACACCCACGTGAAGCGGCTGGCCTACAGGCTGGGCTTCTCCCGCCACGAGGACCCGGACAAGGTGGAGCTGGACATGCAGGCACTGCTGCCACCGGAGCGGTGGGCCAAGGGCCACCAGCTCCTGGTCTGGCACGGACGGAGGACCTGCCTGGCCCGGGCGCCCGCGTGCGAGCGCTGCCCGGTGGCCTCCCTCTGCCCCAAGAAGGGCGTGCGGACCTAG
- a CDS encoding M23 family metallopeptidase: MRRLAALMLLILSACAAPRARQKMSFAELYSQETAPSRVDAGASAASPGGTSQRMPQARRKGALVDAPVSQELREALATFATQARATRTQVQRGSPMPDAQVLNWREMNATLDAFLSRSARKTSSLDVVRARVTLEAELEEDARTYGDVPADLADAVLARMDQLAVRMAELRLLQLKPSKKPARFVWPVDPVVITSVFGSRVHPITGQERDHLGLDLAAKRGQLVSAAAKGVVVRAGWNGSHGNQVVLQHDGNITTRYSHLSRVLVTPGEVLEEGDVVGAAGKTGLATGVHLHFELWRGGEPLDPLDELGPTESGEEPSFVQREPVPAEATKREGRRPSGRRPR; the protein is encoded by the coding sequence TTGCGTCGTCTTGCCGCCCTCATGCTGCTCATCCTGTCGGCGTGTGCCGCTCCTCGCGCGCGGCAGAAGATGAGCTTTGCCGAGCTGTACTCCCAGGAGACCGCGCCCTCGCGGGTGGACGCGGGGGCGAGCGCCGCGTCTCCGGGTGGGACGTCCCAGCGCATGCCCCAGGCGAGGCGGAAGGGCGCGCTGGTGGACGCCCCGGTGTCCCAGGAGCTGCGGGAGGCCCTGGCCACCTTCGCCACGCAGGCGCGCGCCACGCGGACGCAGGTGCAGCGGGGCAGCCCCATGCCGGACGCCCAGGTGCTCAACTGGCGGGAGATGAACGCCACCCTGGACGCCTTCCTGAGCCGCTCCGCGCGCAAGACGTCCTCGCTGGACGTGGTGCGCGCCCGGGTGACGCTGGAGGCCGAGCTGGAGGAGGACGCGCGCACCTACGGGGACGTGCCGGCGGACCTGGCCGACGCGGTGCTCGCCCGGATGGACCAGCTCGCGGTGCGCATGGCCGAGCTGCGCCTGCTGCAGCTCAAGCCCTCGAAGAAGCCCGCCCGGTTCGTCTGGCCGGTGGACCCGGTCGTCATCACCAGCGTCTTCGGCAGCCGGGTGCACCCCATCACCGGCCAGGAGAGGGATCACCTGGGGCTGGATCTCGCGGCGAAGCGGGGCCAGCTCGTCTCGGCCGCGGCGAAGGGCGTGGTGGTGCGGGCCGGGTGGAACGGCTCCCACGGCAACCAGGTCGTCCTCCAGCACGACGGGAACATCACCACCCGGTACAGCCACCTGTCGCGGGTGCTGGTGACGCCCGGCGAGGTGCTCGAGGAGGGGGACGTGGTGGGTGCGGCCGGCAAGACGGGCCTGGCCACCGGCGTGCACCTGCACTTCGAGCTGTGGCGGGGTGGGGAGCCGTTGGATCCGCTCGACGAGCTGGGCCCCACGGAGTCCGGGGAGGAGCCCTCGTTCGTTCAGCGCGAGCCGGTGCCGGCCGAGGCCACCAAACGCGAGGGGCGCCGTCCGAGTGGACGACGCCCCCGGTGA
- a CDS encoding HU family DNA-binding protein, whose product MTKAELVEAVAAQSRLTKKSAAEILDIVFANIGKAVKKDQRFSYPGFGTWSVRSRKARKIRNPQTNEMMKLKASKTVGFRPAKELKNSL is encoded by the coding sequence ATGACCAAGGCAGAACTCGTGGAGGCGGTGGCGGCGCAGTCGCGGCTGACGAAGAAGTCGGCGGCGGAGATTCTCGACATCGTCTTCGCCAACATCGGCAAGGCGGTGAAGAAGGACCAGCGCTTCAGCTACCCCGGGTTCGGCACCTGGTCGGTCCGCTCTCGCAAGGCGCGGAAGATCCGCAACCCGCAGACCAACGAGATGATGAAGCTCAAGGCCTCGAAGACGGTCGGCTTCCGGCCCGCCAAGGAACTGAAGAACTCGCTGTAG
- a CDS encoding alpha/beta fold hydrolase — translation MDAVRWTLWVLLAVLALLGVNGLWVLAVRRWYRVRTSEPERLKVRCQDGWELTVHVRRAAHRRFEEPVLLCHGLAANRYTFDFEPPYSLAHALSEAGFDCFSVEWRGIGHSRPPPRGRRWPDVTVDDFVAQDGPALIELALAQTGARRALWVGHSLGGLVGYAVAQGPAGEKLAGLLALGSPVFFPPDPLIRRLIRVGNRAAWPRGLRNEWLSRSLAPFLGYVTLPMSDVIINPRHILPPTQRKVYANMMASMSRNVLRQFQDWIDHDAFRSFDGSVDWRAGLAKLSLPVMVMGGSMDRLASPKNLRAQFELVGSPDKQLHVFGCERGDKMNYGHGDLLFGTGAPLEVHPEIRDWLVAHATPLRQGEALATQASAGPVSLP, via the coding sequence ATGGACGCGGTGCGTTGGACATTGTGGGTCTTGCTCGCCGTGCTCGCCCTGTTGGGTGTGAACGGCCTCTGGGTGCTCGCCGTCCGCCGGTGGTACCGCGTGCGCACGTCCGAGCCCGAGCGGCTGAAGGTCCGCTGCCAGGATGGTTGGGAGCTGACCGTGCACGTGCGGCGCGCCGCGCACCGGCGCTTCGAGGAGCCCGTGCTGCTGTGCCATGGGCTCGCCGCCAACCGGTACACCTTCGACTTCGAGCCGCCCTACTCCCTGGCCCACGCCCTGTCCGAGGCCGGCTTCGACTGCTTCAGCGTGGAGTGGCGCGGCATCGGCCACTCGCGTCCCCCGCCCCGGGGCCGCCGCTGGCCCGACGTCACCGTGGATGACTTCGTCGCCCAGGACGGGCCCGCCCTCATCGAGCTGGCCCTCGCCCAGACGGGGGCCCGGCGCGCCCTCTGGGTGGGCCACTCGCTGGGAGGACTCGTGGGCTACGCGGTGGCGCAGGGCCCCGCGGGGGAGAAGCTCGCGGGACTGCTCGCGCTGGGCTCGCCGGTCTTCTTCCCGCCGGATCCGCTCATCCGCCGGCTCATCCGCGTGGGCAACCGGGCCGCGTGGCCCCGTGGCCTCCGCAACGAGTGGTTGAGCCGCTCGCTGGCGCCCTTCCTCGGCTACGTCACCCTGCCCATGTCCGACGTCATCATCAACCCGAGGCACATCCTCCCGCCCACCCAGCGCAAGGTCTACGCGAACATGATGGCGTCGATGAGCCGCAACGTGCTGCGGCAGTTCCAGGATTGGATCGACCACGACGCCTTCCGCTCCTTCGACGGGAGCGTGGACTGGCGCGCGGGGCTCGCGAAGCTCTCGCTGCCGGTGATGGTGATGGGTGGGAGCATGGACCGGCTCGCCTCGCCCAAGAACCTGCGCGCGCAGTTCGAGCTGGTCGGCTCACCGGACAAGCAGCTCCACGTCTTCGGCTGCGAGCGCGGCGACAAGATGAACTACGGGCATGGAGATCTGCTCTTCGGCACGGGCGCTCCGCTCGAGGTCCACCCGGAGATCCGCGACTGGCTGGTGGCCCACGCCACGCCCCTGCGTCAGGGAGAGGCGCTCGCCACACAGGCCAGCGCGGGCCCCGTCTCCCTGCCCTGA